The DNA window TGTGCGGCGGATTCATCGCCTCGAAGAGAATGCCGTCGATGCGGTAGCGGATTTTGAGCGCCTTCTCCTTGGGCTCAATATGAATATCGCTGGCACCCTGTTTGATCGCGTCGAAGATGAGGTAGTTCACGAACCGAATGACGGGCGACTCGTTGCCCATCTTTTCCAGGTCCGTGACGTCATCTTTCTCGGTTTCCTTGACGACCTGGACGTCGTCATCGGACATGTCCTTGATGATGTCGTCGACCTTCATGTCGGAGTTGCCCGACGTGAGGGATTCGCACAGCCGGCCGACATCGGCCGCGGTGATGACGACGATCTTCAGTTCCTTCTTTGTCTTTCGCCGGACTTCATCAACGAGGAAGACGTTGTTGGGGTCGGCCATGCCGACGACGAGGATGCGGCAGTTCTCGTCTTCAAACCGCATCGGCAGAACTGCGTGCTTCCGGATGTAATCCATCGGCAGCAGTTCGAACGCACGCGTGTCGATCTTGCCCTTGTCCGGCGATTCGAAAGGCAGGTTCAGTGTCTCGGCGAGCGCCGACAGAATCTGCCCTTCGCTCGCGGCCTGCATCGACAGCAGGATGTGCGTGAGCGATTTGCCCTGGGTCTGGGTCGAAACCTGCCGGGCCTGGACGAGATGCGATTCGGTGATCTGGCCGCGCTCCAGCAGGAGCTGTTCGACCGTCTTGCGGACCGATGTCTTCCCCGGCGACCAGAGGTCGGCGAGCCCGCCGACGTCGTCGTCGTGCTCTTCGACGGCCGGGGCCGTAGGACGCTGCGGGGGCGGCTCGGTAACGATCGAGGTTGAATTGCGGCGTCCGAACATGGGAAGATTAGGCAGAAGGCAGTAAGCGGTACGCAGTGAAGAGAAGAATCGCAGCCGTCTGAATAGGCGTCGGCATCTTTCTGCCTACCTCCTACTGCGTACTGCCTGCTTCTTTTCACCTTTGCATCTTCAACTCGAACCGGTACACGCCGGATCGCACGATGACCGAGTCGGCAGTGATCTTTTCGACCGTGAAGCCGTCGATCTCGCCGCCTTCCTGGACCAGCTTGTTGTTCATCAACGCCGCCCGCTGCGCGCCGAAGAGAACCGACTGCAGCTTGATCGATTGGACGGCGGCGACGGCCGCGGCGCGCTCTTCTTCGCGGCGGCGTCGCGACGCATTGTTGTCTTCGGTACCGACCGGCGTTTTCGGTGCGGTCTCCATCTGGAACGGATTGGTCTGCAGCTTCTCCAGGGGCACCTGTGACTGGGCCGTGGTCTGGCGGAAGCGGAGAACGACCTTGTCAGTCTCCTTAAGCATCTGCTTCATCAGCGACACGTGCTTCTCACCGTCGGCAAGGAAGCTGTTGATCGTTTGAGCAGTGCTTGCATCGGCGGCATTGGCCTGCTGCGGGCCGCCGCGGAGGTACATGAAGTATGTTCCCCCGGCGCAGATCGCGAGCAGCCCGAGCATACCGATGGTGCCGCCGCTGACCTGCTTCTTCGCGCCTTCGGCGACGAACGTGGTCTCGCCCTGTTCCAGAGACGCGTTGAGATCCTGGTTCTCTGACGAGTCCTGTTCCTGTCCCGGGATGAAGTTCATGGCTCACCTCTGCATTGCTGGCATTCGTGTTACTACGATCGGACGGCCGGTCCTCAACCACAGGCGATGGGCCTGTGCTGGGTTTACTGCGCGCTGCTGACGGCCACGCCGGTGTCAGGTTCGAAATAGATGCTCATCGTGAGCGACGCCTGCATCTCGCCGTCCTTGTCGGTGATCTTGGTCAGATTCATCTTGGTGACCTTGGTCAGCCGGGGGAGCTTTTCGAGCTGCAACATGAACTCGTAGAACCCCTTGAAATCGCCGGCCAGGTTCAACTCAAGCATCTGTTCGCTGTAACCGGCCATCTTGACGCTGCGGGGGGTCTTGACGGTCTGGGTTCGCAGTCCGTTGGCGTCGGCGAGCTGCCAGATTTCCTTGAGGACCTTGTCCATCTCCTTGGCCTGCGGCAGCTTCGATTCGAAGAACGCCGTCGCGGCCTGGAGCTCCTTGATCTTTTTGTCCACGTCATGAACGCTCGCGGTGGCGCGGTCGAGTTCGTGGAGCGCGGCGCGCTTGGTGTCGCGCTGCTGCACCTTGTCGGACCGCTTGGCGTCCTGCTTGGTGAAGACCAGGAAGTACGACGCGGCGAGGAGGCCGAGCATCGCAACAACGAACAGCATTTCTCGCATGCCCAGTTTCATTGGAACTCCGGGAGAACGTACGCAAATACTCCGCTACTCGATCACTCCACGACCTCTTCACTGTGCTGCGGCCGCTGCGTCCTGCACTTCGGCGGCAGGGTTGATCATCATTTCCAGCTGGAATCGCCGCAGCGTCGATTCGTTGTTCTTGTCTTTGCTGAAGGTGTCGGTGATCACGAGGTTGACTTCCTTGAGCAGCTTGGACCGGTTCAGCTTTGTGATGAACTGCGACACCTGTATGTCGTTCTCAGCGACACCCGTCAGCTTGATGTACACGTCGTACTTGGGTGCTTCGGGTGCTGCGTTCTTCTTGGTGGCAACGGCGGCGGTCGCCTTGCGATCGAATGCCGTTGCGGCCTGAGCGGTCGGGTTCACCTTGGGCTTGGCTTCGAGCGCCAGGTCCAGCAGCGAGACGCCCGCCGGCAGCGAGTTCGTAAACTCCGCCAGGACGTTGCTCCGCGGGACGCGTTCGACCAGCGCCGCGGCCAACTCGGCGTGTTGGACGATCTGCCGCTGCTTGGCGTGCATCTGTTTGACGGCCTCGATCTGGCTGGCCGCCTGCGCGTACTTGGATTCGACGTCCGCCAGCTCGTTGTCGAGGCCGCGCATGGAGCGTTCGCTCAGGGCGAAGGCGCTGCCGATGGTGCCCATGACGATGATCGAGAGTGCACCGCAGAGGAGGTTGGCGCGCTTGCGTGCCTTACGCTCCAGGTAGTCCTCGGGAAGGAAGCTCAGTTCATTGGGCGAGCTCATGGGTACTCCGTCTCTCAAATCTGGAATCCCAGATCTGAGATCTGAGAATTCGAGTTCGTTTTCGTCGCGTTCACGCTTTCGCCGCCGTGGCCGTCGCTGCCGCCGGAACACCTTGCGGTCCCATTGAAAGACCCAGTGCAACGGCCCAGTCCGGCTGCGGAAGCCGTCGGTCGATACCGCTCTCCGGGCCGACGTCCGTCGTGCGGGCCATCCGCACCATCGGGTCGCCGACCTGCGCTGCCAGGTCCATCTCCCGTGCGATCGTCTGGCAGAGGCTTCGATGCCGCGCCTCGCCGCCGACGAAGATCAGGCGGGTGATGTGTGCGTTGGGGAACGTCGCCTCGTGGTACCGGCGGCAGAGATTGAGCTCCTGCACGAGTCGGCCGACCGGCTCGGCGCATGCGAGATTGACCCGTTCCGCATCGCGACAATCACCGGCGTTGGAATCCTGGGGGGCGTCGGCGTCGCAGGACGGGGACTCTGCCCCGAACCGCGAGCCGACGCCCGAAATGTCGTTTTCGCCGCGAATGTTGC is part of the Humisphaera borealis genome and encodes:
- a CDS encoding PilN domain-containing protein; protein product: MSSPNELSFLPEDYLERKARKRANLLCGALSIIVMGTIGSAFALSERSMRGLDNELADVESKYAQAASQIEAVKQMHAKQRQIVQHAELAAALVERVPRSNVLAEFTNSLPAGVSLLDLALEAKPKVNPTAQAATAFDRKATAAVATKKNAAPEAPKYDVYIKLTGVAENDIQVSQFITKLNRSKLLKEVNLVITDTFSKDKNNESTLRRFQLEMMINPAAEVQDAAAAAQ
- the pilO gene encoding type IV pilus inner membrane component PilO, producing the protein MKLGMREMLFVVAMLGLLAASYFLVFTKQDAKRSDKVQQRDTKRAALHELDRATASVHDVDKKIKELQAATAFFESKLPQAKEMDKVLKEIWQLADANGLRTQTVKTPRSVKMAGYSEQMLELNLAGDFKGFYEFMLQLEKLPRLTKVTKMNLTKITDKDGEMQASLTMSIYFEPDTGVAVSSAQ